The DNA region AAGCAAGAAATATTATATTGCCTTGGATATGCGTGAATGTAAAGTGCTTACAAAAGATGGGGACTTCCCCTTATATACTAAAGGATTTCTaattatggtacaattctaattacagaaatAAATTCCATAATTGGTACCAATAACCGctcttgatttgatctgttccaaAATTTCCGCtgtgatcttcgaccggttacgGATATCTCGTTATTCTGTTATTATGCTCCACTCGAAGTTTGTCATACTTGATCTCGGTTGTTGCTGGCCTCGGTCTCAACGTACACTTCGATTTCTAGGCTCGATGTCTCATCTTCGAGCTCGAGTTTGATTTTTTATGAGGCTACCCCCGATGCAACTTCCTTGTCTCTATCAAACAGTAAAATCGGGCaggcccgattttgaccgtatataaaGTTTTACTAATCGTGGGTACGTATACATGACACTATTTTTGACACACAAACACGACAAGTGTACATACGCGTGACATGTTGaagataaatttcataactcaataAATCAAGCAAAATAAAAGTGAGTAATGGCAAAAATGCATAAAATCCTTAAGAAAGAAAACATCCGAAGTTAGTTTAAGTCAAGTGTAAATtaattaagcgaccgtgctagaaccaccgGACTCGGGGAGTGCCTTACACCTTCTTTATGGTCAACAAAATTATTTACCTGATTTTCTGTGTTTGCAGACCATATCTGGAGTCAAAACTTTCTTTGAATAGAGATTAATAAATTGGTGACTTGAAACACCGAAATCACATAAATCCAAGTGGCGACTCCTTACATAATCTCTTTTCAAATAAAGTCACTTTAGTtgaaaaaactcattttcatccCCCCTAAAAGCAGGCGTGacaatgagaaaagaaaaaaaaacggaaaatcaGATTTTAAAAGGGTCAAATTTACCTCTCCCCTTTTAAAAAGTTTACATTTGCCATTCTTTATACTTTGCAAACAAATATACCCTGCCATTAATAATAAAGATAGGTCAAATTTTAATAAGAGACCTCAAACTTTTTATAGGATTTCCTTGTTGTTTATAGTATAGTATTCTTACAAAACAATAAAGCCATTGACATCGCatagtaatattattatttatattggtAATGCTTAATTGAAATAAATAAGATGTTAGACATGTATTTGTAACACAATAACTTAGATCTTGAGATTAATAATTTTATTTAGtaatatgaagatttgagtagattaattcaaagttctaaaatatttttactattaaaAATTAAGtagtcttctttctttttgtttgtaaAATTTTTGACTTCTATTTTCTTACAATTTCAATTCAATATTgtctaagataaaataaaataataaaatctacTGTTAAAATTTAAATTCAGAAACTTAAAGCAAAGATATTAATAGTCTCGCCCTTGAGCCACCCCTGGTTGTTGGTGGGTGGGTCTGTTGCTACATAAGAAGAGAAGTGCTGAGCAATAGCGTAGCTAGAAAATCCGCCAAGAATGTTCAAACTTTAAAAAAGTCAATAATCTTTTTTTGATCCATGAATGGTGTACCAAAATTTTTAAATCAAACTACGCAATATTTAgctaaacaataaaataaaattaatagaaCTATAATCTTATAAACCAAATCAAAATAACAAAAAGACAACATTAGAAATTTTACTAATAAAAGTAAGtataaaaccaaagaaaaaaaagagttgagAGGATTTGTAGTTTGTAGAGAGctttgttgaagaaatttttgTAGAGCTtgatttttaaattataaaatttatttaagaaataatttttagttaaaaaattacttttaagaTTAGTTGCTTATTTCTAcataaattttaagttttaaaagttattttattAGGAAATTTTGTAGATTAAAAAAGAATCAAATAGACCGTACATGATGGTCTCTGTTTAGTTTTGACAAACAAAATGAACAGAATTTTGAACCCCTGAACAACACATCACTTTGAACACCCTGAATCATTGGACTGTCTCACTCAACTATACTAAGGgtgttcaaaatataatatataactatataaaatagtatttaacttatatacaatataatttttcgacgaatgATGTGGGGTTGACCACCTTTGGCATAAGGTAGCTACACAACTAGTGGTAAGGTTCAGTAAGAGGGATCGGAAAAGTTAAGAATTGAAAATGTAGTGTCCCCCTAAAAATATgaatatgaaaagaaaatacaattgaCTGAATGGTGGAAACCTATTTTTTCTACTTTTGTAATATTGCTCACCTTTTCTTTCTAGATTCTTTAAAAAAACTTGTgtctaaaatattttattagaaaATGGAAAGAAACAGATTCTCCCACCAAGAAGGAAGACTTGGATTGTCGTAATTCTCTATTGCGCACCATCACCATCTCTTGCTAAACTACttgattctttattttttctttttgaaattaaCTTAAATAGACGGTTCATTcaataatttaaattaaaattaatcggtgagtatataatatatgtataattcatgtataattattataaaattttatataattaatgtatattgactagaaaaaataaacaatgaatCCGTCTAGCTATTTatgcaaaaaaatattttttatttactgAAGTAAAGAATAACAAAGGAGGAATAAATAAAAGATACGTACGAAGTTTTTCTTTTGGTGAAAAGAAAGATGGAGTCATTCCCAGAATTTGATTCCTTTTAGTGACCACacagaaaatatattttttttcggGAACAAAAAAAGGGTCAAATAAAGTCAAGACGAGGACGAGAGGATAAAGGCAGCACAATTTCTTTTACAGAGTgggtttttaatttaatattacatctaatttatattttaataacaGTCACTCCCATTCTTTTGTTATCTTTTTTAATAATTCTACTTTGTTTATGAGTCTGTTCTTTTCTCTCTACACATGCACACTGCTTTTTTTAGCAATAAAAAAACGAGTGcagcaaaaatcatgtgcttatcATAAAAGCTAGCCCAAAGGAATATAACAATTAGAAGAATATATTCGGCAAGAAACTAGAAGATATATCGTTTGTGTTGTGCGTAGTGTCTGACTGTTTTCTATGACAAATATTTACATTCTTTGAAATATTATTACTTACGAAATTAAGTTTTATATACTTGAcagtaaaaaatatttatacaataagAACATTTATAGGATTACGGTAAATCTATTAGATAAGCATTAATGACAACCTTGTAAAAATGATAGTAATATATAACTTAACCCGTTACTTATTAGTAGAGCCGTAATATGGGCTTGGCCCGTTGGGCCAGCTCAACCCAGCCTGTAATTTAGCAGGGTTGTGCTAGAATTTTTTGAACCCATTTAAAAACGAGACTTTTAAACCCGGCCCGAGTAAGCCTGTGGACCGTGAGGCTGAGCCGGCCCGTGGGcctattaaaaatatttatttataatatataaaatataaaaagtatacTGCCTCTAGCGATGGAAAGTCAGAATTGGATCTTTACTTAGAGGAACTAAAGCTTGAACTTGAAAAATTTTAAGAGATGGATGTTGTCATGTATTGGAAGGACCATTCTAGAAAATATCACGATCTTTCAGTGATGGCGTGTGATGTACTTAGTATTCCTATTACCATTGAAGCATTAGAATCAGCATTTAGCATTGGTGGGCGTGTTCTGACAAAGTACAAAAGTTGTATCCATCATGAAAATGTTTAAACACTTGTTATTACTCGAAATTGGCTGCACGACTTTTCCCAAGCTCAAACGGGTAGTATTTTTTTATGTGAATATGAATATTAttagttttttaaaatttaattattcttaatatttaactaattaatattgcatatgaaTCGTAGATGTAAATGAAAGTGAAAATATTAAGACAACCTTGTCACAAGCGGATTGAAATGTGTTTAATGAAGTGATGTGTTGGATATCCTATAATTGTCATGGACGTTTTCTTGAATACtttgttttgagttttgacttttagtgaatgaaatatagtctcgtttttactttttgtagtgtttattatgatatattggaacaatataaaaagttattaagttttgcGAATTTTTCCAACAAGgtattttttgacttttaaatatttatcttcttttagattagaacttaaagaaaaaatataaaattatatttaaaaaatgatGAATCGGCCCGTGGCCCACAAAGCCCATCAAAATGGTGGATTAGCCCAGCCCAACCCAACCCATCAATTACTAAAGCTTAAGTGGGCTGGACTGTGCTAACCCGACCCAGCCCATATTGACAGCTCTACTTATTAGTTGGTATCCACAATGACCTAAtttaaaatagaaagaaaagttTTTGAGATTCTTAATTTCGTTATGGGATTTACAAATGCGTGATTAAGGTAAGTATGATGTGAGAAAGTacatttttaacccttttagcAGTAGCATGGTTAAACAGTGACATTACAAGTAAATCAGACTAGATTTAACTTGTATATTGTGACACGGTAAAAGTATTTAATTTTACTATTAATGTATTTTAGCCTCTTTTAGTGGAAACTTCTTATTTTTCGGGTTACTAATTCTATATTTTGTGGTTATATGTAATTATTGTACCTTTTAGCTAatctgataatataaaaatatttttacactGTTTGTATATAAAATATTTACTCAACTAGAATTATTTGAATGTATGAGTACTTTGTAAGTCGAGAATAAAAAtctctgttttaaaaggcatttctggggcgaggcgtaccaaaaacGTCCCGGgacgatggtgtggggcgaaagtctcaagaagcgtacgcccgggcgttcgggacgcgtttttttagtaaggagtaagccccacagactttttcaaattaaaataaaatttgttgaattagtccttcatataatacccaaattctcaaaagtaagtttggtaattactcaaaaggtttaaaaaggaactaaaaagtattaaatttaaaagtaaagacctttttttattgatttaagccctaattcatggtttttccaaatttttatcttgcccgctagtctgctaatatctcccaaaagcaacgaatatttaatttgttttacaaatacaaagagaactacatttttcttcatagcaacaaattcaaagttcaaattgcaggttaatcatcctttttgttcctccatatagaaaactttgttcttttagactcaaattacttgtgcttgtaagtaacgtataatagattgttttgattagtttttttgtggggatggagcacacatatatatagttttcttcaatttttatgcaattttacctgtttataaatattaattggcattatattattttataaaatattaaaaattaaatacctatggggcttacgccccgctgaggcatatgtaaaacgctccgtcttacgcccacgccttttaaaacactaataAAAATGCAGGAACTTCTCACAGTAAAGAAAAAAGCCAACGTTTCATGCATATTTCAACATACATTTTTTAACAATGTAATTTTGATACTGTTCACGTAAAGCACTTTTCTGAGTTCTGCTTTTTCTCTTATAATTCCTCCACTTTTAATCCTAACAAACAAAAAGAACAGAAATCTATGGCTTTTTCAATATCCtgttcatttctttttctttttcatttaccTCATTAGAAGATGCTGCAACTTTAAttagtcttctctttattcatTGAGCTGTTGCGCCAAGTAGGCTAATTACATCTCAATTTCACCAGTACTTAAATCTCATTGATGATCAATGGAGATTCATTCTTGGCTAATTCAAATGTCTACTATATaaagtttcaatttttttaaacTCATATTTGAAAGGATTTCAATTTCCATTTACATTGTCAAGGTTGTTTCCAGACACTGGCATATATTACTTGGAAGGATCAAAAGGCAGAGGCTACTAGCAGTGCATACTTACTGGTATTTGACAGATTTATATTAATATGTATTCACTTTATTCATTTAAAAAGTACTCCATTTTGTTTACATTCACTGCTAAATTAAGAATTTGAGTCTGCAAAATAAGGAGTAATTTTCTGCAATCCGATATGTTATTTCAATTCTGCATTATATTGCAGGAAAAAAAAGACTTGGTGAATTAAGAAATGGCAGCTGATATCAGTGAGAAGTTGTTAAGTGATAAGGAAGTGAAGCTCAAGGACAAATTATGGGACGAGACGAAGAAAATGTGGGTGATTGCTGCTCCGGCCATGTTTACAAAATTTTCGACGTTTGGAGTAACTGTTATTAGCCACTCCTTTGTTGGTCATATTGGATCTAATGAACTTGCTGCTTATGCTTTAGTCAGTACTGTCCTCCTCAGATTTGGCAATGGCATTCTGGTATATTCTTCTGTTCCATTTTTCCTCCTTGTCTATTCAAATGTATTTAACAAAAAACATGATTTATTGTAGTGGTAATAGTTATGAACCTTAGATATGATTTGTACTTGCAGTTGGGAATGGCAAGTGGATTAGAAACTTTATGTGGACAATCCTATGGTGCTAAACAATATCATATGCTTGGATTATATCTCCAAAGATCTTGGATTGTATTAACCGTAACCACGACTCTTCTTTTACCACTCTATATCTTCACCACACCGATACTAATAGCTTTAGGCCAGAAAGAAGAGATAGCTAAAGAGGCCGGACTCATTTCTTTATGGTTAATACCAGTGACTTATTCCTTTGTTGCATCATATACATGCCAAATGTTCTTACAAGCACAGAGTAAGAATAAGATTATTACATATTTGGCAGCTTGTACCTTAGCGATCCATGTTTCCCTCTCCTGGCTTTTAACCGTGAAGTTTAAGTTTGGAATTACTGGTGCTATGATATCTACAATTTTGGCATACTGGCTACCTAATGTTGGTCAGCTAATGTTTGTAATATGTGGAGGATGTAAAGAAACTTGGAAAGGTTTTTCATCTTTGGCTTTTTAGGATCTTTGGCCAGTACTCAAACTCTCTTTGTCTTCGGGTGCCATGCTTTGGTGAGACTCATTCGATTACTTTATACGCTCTAAATTTGAATATTTCATGAAATATTGCATATCTAAACCTGaaaagtttgaattttttgagtGTATAATTGGCTTTTTTTGGCAGCCTTGAATTCTGGTACAACAGTATACTAGTTCTTCTTACAGGAAACTTGAAAAATGCTATGGTTCAGATTGATGCTCTTTCTATATGGTAATTTTCTTATATTCCTTTCTCATTTCATTTATACTCCTTTCTCCTATTAAGCAAGCTCAGGTTTTGCATCCCTCTTTTGCAGCCTTAACATCAATGGTTGGGAAATGATGATATCTCTTGGTTTCTTAGCTGCAGCATGGTAATATAATCAAAGTTATTAATCCTCTTAACTTATCTTTAGATTTTTCTTTATTGAGTGTTTCTCTAATTTCATGTTCACAAACTTCAAGTGTACGAGTGTCAAATGAGTTGGGAAGAGGAAGCGCGAAAGCAGCAAAATTTTCAATCTTGATCACAGCAACAACATCATTTGTTATTGGTTTCATTCTATTTCTATTCTTTCTCTTCTTGCGTGGACGTCTAGCTTACTTATTCACGGACAGTCAAGACGTGGCTAAAGAAGTCGAACTATTGTCTCCTCTATTAGCATTTTCCATACTAATGAACAGTGTTCAACCAGTTCTTTCTGGTGAGACTTCATTTCTTTGATTCAAATTCTAATCTAACGAAAAgtattttcaagatttgtataaAAGTTTTAAGATTTCTTGATAAAGGTGTTGCTGTTGGAGCTGGTTGGCAAAGTATTGTAGCCTATGTTAACATAGGCTGCTATTATTTGGTTGGAATTCCAGTTGGAGTTGTGCTTGGTTATGTTTTCAAACTGCAAGTTAAAGTGAGTTCtaccatttctttttcttctttctttgtagaAAAAGTCTTTTTTTGTGTTGTTAATGATTTACCCTTGTGGAAATGTCATAGGGTGTTTGGGTTGGAATGATTTTTGGTACACTGGTCCAGACTATTGTACTACTTATAATCACTTTGAAAACTGATTGGGACAAACAGGTACTATATTTATCATCTTCATTTTATTTTGAGATGTGGATTTATTGActttgaacaacaacaacaacaataacaactagtGAATTCTCGCAAGTGAGATCTTGGGAGAGTAGTGTGTaggcagaccttacctctaccccggagagtagagaggttatttccgacagactctcggctcaacaagacgaaaagagacaatatatcagtaccatcaacgAAACCATAAGAATAATAGCAACATCATAAGAActagaaaatagatgaaaaacaatAACAGTAACCAGTGAAAAAGGTCCGGTACTATAAAAAACGGAAGAATAGTGTGAACACAACAATAATCGCTAGCAACCTAAGACAAAATCTTATTAGACTAACCTCACACCCGGTACGAAGTGGAATGCCTTTGAACAATATATAATAGTAATAAAGCAATTTCTCACCCATTATTAAAATATTATCTGCAGGTTTTACTTGCTCAGCAAAGGGTGAAGAGGTGGCTTGTAGAAGCTGAAACTAATGCTGATTCACAAACTGCTTGAAGTTGAAAAATTCCTCTGCTTTTTTAATCATGTAATTTCATTGGATTACAATAATGAGATGAACCTTTGGAGAGATGTAAATCAGTAACTTGAAGTGTAGTAGTATGAGCGGAATGAGGATGTTGGAAACAACAGCAACTCTTAAATCTTAATTTGCTATGACTAAATATTGTGTCACTTGATAGTCGTCGCCAGGGGTGTTCGTCGGTTGGTACAGTACGGTATTTaaatatttcggttcggtatttaatttcttaaaatgctataccaataccaTACCTAATTATATTCGGTATAGTTCAATTTTTCTACTTTCGGTTCGGTTTATTCGGTACTGTAAATTCGATTTGTTCGGTTTCAATATTAAATAGTGCATAAAGTCATAAactgtaatattcttaattaaagtactcacaaatataaaaataataatattctaAGCTCACATAACTATTGACAAGTATCAACTATTAGAGAAAAAAGGTACATAAAGGAATAAATTTAGGGTGTGtccaatttttccatgtttggttggcttaaatattttggaaaatattttccttataaaCTCATTTtactccaattggaggaaaatattttccttatcaagagaagggaaaatattttccaaaactccttctcaaccttccccaccctcaccCACTCACCCCACACCCTCACACCCACCCACCTAACTTCACCCCCTCTCttcaaaaaagtttttttttattagaaaatttcagttttttttccgTCACCACCCACACTACAACCCccgcaaaaataaaatttactatttttttttgtaatttcaaatttctgcacccccaccccaccccatcCCACCCCTCCTCCCccgggattttttttttatatatatattttcagttttagttttttcatctttcggtttacaggttcaaaattttataagttttaaACTTATGAGTttggaggtttatgtgtttggaagtttatgggtttagaaattataaagtttacgggtttgAAATTTTGCActttcgaaagtttagcggttcagaaatttatgaaatttgtaggttcgaaaggttgttggttcgaaaatttatgacttcatgtttattg from Nicotiana tabacum cultivar K326 chromosome 24, ASM71507v2, whole genome shotgun sequence includes:
- the LOC107767251 gene encoding protein DETOXIFICATION 21-like isoform X1; this translates as MAADISEKLLSDKEVKLKDKLWDETKKMWVIAAPAMFTKFSTFGVTVISHSFVGHIGSNELAAYALVSTVLLRFGNGILLGMASGLETLCGQSYGAKQYHMLGLYLQRSWIVLTVTTTLLLPLYIFTTPILIALGQKEEIAKEAGLISLWLIPVTYSFVASYTCQMFLQAQSKNKIITYLAACTLAIHVSLSWLLTVKFKFGITGAMISTILAYWLPNVGQLMFVICGGCKETWKGFSSLAF
- the LOC107767251 gene encoding protein DETOXIFICATION 21-like isoform X2, producing the protein MLCLEFWYNSILVLLTGNLKNAMVQIDALSICLNINGWEMMISLGFLAAACVRVSNELGRGSAKAAKFSILITATTSFVIGFILFLFFLFLRGRLAYLFTDSQDVAKEVELLSPLLAFSILMNSVQPVLSGVAVGAGWQSIVAYVNIGCYYLVGIPVGVVLGYVFKLQVKGVWVGMIFGTLVQTIVLLIITLKTDWDKQVLLAQQRVKRWLVEAETNADSQTA